In Sphingobacterium sp. SYP-B4668, the sequence AATATGCTATAGTCGAAAATATTCGGAATATCACGGTTGGAGCGACCCAATACGTCCTTTTTGACGATGACTACCGAAACTCCAGCTGGTCCCATATTCTTTTGAGCACTTGCATAAATAAGCGCGTATTTCGAAACATCGACTTCTTGACTCAAAATATCTGATGACATATCACATACCAGCGGTATGGGAGCATTGGGTACACCGATAGTCTCTGTTCCGTAAATCGTATTATTAGACGTATAGTGGAAATAACTACATGCATTCGGAATCGAAAATCCAGTTGGTATACGCCGATAACCATATTCTTTTCCCGAAGCTACCACATGTATATCGCCATACACACGAGCCTCGTCGATGGCTTTTGAGGCCCACACCCCCGTATCCAAATAAGCAGCTTGCCCCCCTATCGGCAACAAGTTGAGTGGTACTTGAGCAAATTGTTGGCTTGCCCCACCTGACAGAAACAATACAGCATAATCTGAGGAGATGCCCATCAGTTCTCGCAGGAGCTCCTCGGCTTCGACCAAGATAGCCTCAAACTCCGGTGTACGATGCGAGATTTCCAAAAGGGATAGTC encodes:
- the serC gene encoding 3-phosphoserine/phosphohydroxythreonine transaminase; its protein translation is MNNKHNFNPGPAILPASVLEAAADAARDYMGKGLSLLEISHRTPEFEAILVEAEELLRELMGISSDYAVLFLSGGASQQFAQVPLNLLPIGGQAAYLDTGVWASKAIDEARVYGDIHVVASGKEYGYRRIPTGFSIPNACSYFHYTSNNTIYGTETIGVPNAPIPLVCDMSSDILSQEVDVSKYALIYASAQKNMGPAGVSVVIVKKDVLGRSNRDIPNIFDYSILTKNGSLYNTPPVYAIYVTMLNLRWLKEQGGIAGIAAYNLAKSTLLYREIDQSNLFEGRADESCRSRMNATFVLKAPEHTQDFLAFAEARGIVGIAGHRSAGGFRASLYNALPLESVSALVVAMQEYERLRG